The nucleotide sequence AAGCGAAGTCGGCGGTTAAGTTGACGCAGACGTTTGGCCATCAGTTGGGATAAACGTATGCCGGCTAGAGGTTCTGCCATGAGAAACTTAACAAAATCTTGGGCAGGAATACTACTGATCATCGTTGGTGTTAAAGTAATCACATCCGTAGAACGGGGTGCTTCTTCCAAAGCCGCCATTTCCCCAACCACTTCTCCTTTGCCAACAATATTGAGTGTTACCTCTTTACCATCTATATTATAAGTCCGGATTTTCACCCAACCATCAAGGATAAAGTAAACAGAACCGCCCCAGTCATTTTCCAGTAGGATAACGCGATTAGCTGGATGAGTACGAGTGACAGCATGGGTGCTGATCAAGTCCAAACTCTCTTCAGATAATCCCTCAAATAAAGAAATCGTGTTCAGCAATTTCTCTCTATCAGTCCTGTGATCGTAATGTTCTTTTTTCTCGTCCATAAGCTATAAGCAGATTATTAATCTATCTGCTATGCTAACCCTATCAAAAATTACACGCTTGTGAGAGCTTTTTCTTAAGTTAATTAATATATTGTCGCCTATCTGGAAAAGGTAAACTCGTGACTGCTTCACATCTTCAATCCCTCATTGCTGATCTTGATCGCCT is from Gloeothece verrucosa PCC 7822 and encodes:
- a CDS encoding Crp/Fnr family transcriptional regulator, which gives rise to MDEKKEHYDHRTDREKLLNTISLFEGLSEESLDLISTHAVTRTHPANRVILLENDWGGSVYFILDGWVKIRTYNIDGKEVTLNIVGKGEVVGEMAALEEAPRSTDVITLTPTMISSIPAQDFVKFLMAEPLAGIRLSQLMAKRLRQLNRRLRLREADSLSRVADTLIFLAEGQGKKAQKGIEIPNLPHRELSSISGLARETVTRSLTKLEKKGLIQRTADTVCILDLSSLERVIT